The Emys orbicularis isolate rEmyOrb1 chromosome 14, rEmyOrb1.hap1, whole genome shotgun sequence genome includes a region encoding these proteins:
- the PDCD5 gene encoding programmed cell death protein 5: protein MADEELEALRKQRLTELQAKHGDPSGDPAQQEAKQRESEMRNSILAQVLDQAARARLSNLALVKPEKAKAVENYLIQMARFGQLGGKVSEQGLIEILEKVSQQTEKKTTVKFNRRKVLDSDEEDDDD from the exons ATGGCGGACGAGGAGCTGGAGGCGCTCCGCAAGCAGCGGCTGACTGAGCTGCAGGCTAAGCATGGG GATCCTTCTGGTGATCCAGCGCAACAAGAAGCCAAACAGAG GGAGTCAGAGATGAGAAATAGCATTTTAGCTCAAGTTCTGGATCAAGCAGCTCGTGCCAGAT TAAGCAATTTAGCACTTGTGAAGCCAGAAAAGGCAAAAGCTGTAGAGAATTACCTTATACAGATGGCAAGATTTGGACAGCTAGGTGGGAAG GTATCAGAACAAGGGTTGATAGAAATCCTTGAAAAAGTGAGCcagcaaacagaaaagaaaacaacaGTAAAG TTCAACAGAAGAAAAGTACTGGATTCTGATGAAGAGGATGATGATGATTAA